A window of Jannaschia sp. M317 contains these coding sequences:
- a CDS encoding P-II family nitrogen regulator — MQTHSAKRVEIIIESMMERRLTEALVKAGVTGFTILPVRGGSGRSGQWSRAGQVSRAGGMSAVVCIVREGALDTLLEAAFAVVERHIGVVSVTDCEVLRAERF; from the coding sequence AGCGCGTCGAGATCATCATCGAAAGCATGATGGAACGCCGCCTGACCGAGGCATTGGTCAAGGCAGGTGTCACCGGTTTCACGATCCTGCCGGTTCGGGGCGGGTCGGGCCGGTCCGGCCAATGGTCCCGCGCCGGGCAGGTCAGCCGCGCGGGCGGCATGTCGGCGGTGGTCTGTATCGTCCGGGAAGGGGCGCTGGATACCCTGCTCGAAGCCGCCTTCGCGGTGGTCGAACGGCACATCGGTGTGGTCTCGGTGACCGACTGCGAGGTTCTGCGCGCCGAACGTTTCTGA